A single region of the Salarchaeum japonicum genome encodes:
- the idi gene encoding isopentenyl-diphosphate Delta-isomerase, with protein sequence MSDTETGADVRTPEEVENAEQDVVTVTPDDERTGLANRLDAHTGDGIRHRAFTCLLFDEQGRILLAQRAARKRLWDTCWDGTVASHPVEGQSQKEATRERLEEELGISPDQYDDLEVTDRFEYKRYYMNDGVEWEVCAVLQATLTDTSIDPDPDEVGGVLWADYEDLHENPRHYRQLDLCPWFEIAMRRDFE encoded by the coding sequence ATGAGCGACACGGAGACGGGAGCGGACGTACGCACGCCCGAGGAAGTCGAGAACGCAGAACAGGACGTCGTCACCGTCACGCCCGACGACGAACGAACCGGCCTCGCGAACCGCCTCGACGCCCACACCGGCGACGGCATCCGCCACCGCGCCTTCACCTGCCTCCTCTTCGACGAACAGGGACGAATCCTCCTCGCGCAGCGCGCCGCCCGCAAACGCCTCTGGGACACGTGCTGGGACGGCACCGTCGCCTCCCATCCCGTCGAGGGACAGTCCCAGAAGGAAGCCACGCGCGAACGCCTCGAAGAGGAACTCGGGATTTCGCCCGACCAGTACGACGACCTCGAAGTCACGGACAGGTTCGAGTACAAGCGCTACTACATGAACGACGGCGTCGAGTGGGAGGTCTGCGCCGTCCTCCAGGCGACGCTCACCGACACCAGCATCGACCCCGACCCCGACGAGGTCGGCGGCGTCCTCTGGGCTGACTACGAAGACCTCCACGAGAACCCCCGGCACTACCGCCAGCTCGACCTCTGCCCCTGGTTCGAAATCGCGATGCGCCGCGACTTCGAGTAG
- a CDS encoding desampylase: MLALAGGVYDDVLAHAREDAPREACGILVGTTEAETATATVAHRVRNVADAPRVAYEMDATEQLRVFETAADHGREVVGFYHSHPAGPAAMSDRDRETAAWPGYRYLLVSLAGRPPFVGAWTWTGDDFERETVTVQN; the protein is encoded by the coding sequence ATGCTCGCCCTCGCCGGCGGCGTCTACGACGACGTGCTCGCGCACGCCCGCGAGGACGCCCCACGCGAGGCCTGCGGTATTCTCGTCGGCACGACCGAGGCGGAGACGGCGACCGCGACGGTCGCGCACCGCGTGCGGAACGTCGCCGACGCCCCCCGGGTCGCGTACGAGATGGACGCCACCGAACAGCTCCGGGTGTTCGAGACGGCGGCCGACCACGGCCGCGAAGTCGTCGGGTTCTACCACTCGCATCCCGCGGGCCCCGCCGCGATGAGCGACCGCGACCGCGAGACGGCCGCGTGGCCCGGGTATCGCTACCTCCTCGTGTCGCTCGCCGGCCGCCCGCCGTTCGTCGGCGCGTGGACGTGGACGGGCGACGACTTCGAGCGCGAGACCGTCACAGTCCAAAACTGA
- a CDS encoding SDR family NAD(P)-dependent oxidoreductase, protein MVDTYDDLSGQVALVTGANRGLGAEIARRLAENGATVYAGSRSSQNETPENTERVLLDVTQEGDIEAAVDGIFSEVGRLDILVNNAGVGEFGNDIVAEPTTEIDRTLAVNLRGPMVLCKHAVPLLIQNDGGRVVNISSGMAGLHNMDGSSPAYRISKTGLNGLTTYLHGEYNENGLLANSVCPGYVKTDMGGEDADRSVEKGAETPVWLASLEPDGPSGAFWRDKERIDW, encoded by the coding sequence ATGGTCGATACGTACGACGACCTCTCGGGACAGGTCGCGCTCGTCACCGGCGCGAACCGCGGACTCGGCGCGGAAATCGCACGCCGGCTCGCGGAGAACGGCGCGACCGTCTACGCCGGCTCCCGGAGCTCGCAGAACGAGACGCCGGAAAACACCGAACGCGTCCTCCTCGACGTGACCCAGGAGGGCGACATCGAGGCCGCCGTGGACGGCATCTTCTCCGAGGTCGGTCGCCTCGACATCCTCGTGAACAACGCGGGCGTCGGCGAGTTCGGGAACGACATCGTCGCGGAACCGACGACCGAAATCGACCGCACGCTCGCGGTGAACCTCCGCGGGCCGATGGTGCTCTGCAAGCACGCCGTCCCGCTCCTCATCCAGAACGACGGCGGGCGCGTCGTCAACATCTCCTCCGGCATGGCCGGCCTGCACAACATGGACGGCTCCAGTCCCGCCTACCGAATCTCCAAAACTGGCCTGAACGGCCTCACCACGTACCTGCACGGCGAGTACAACGAGAACGGCCTGCTCGCGAACTCCGTCTGTCCCGGCTACGTCAAGACGGACATGGGCGGCGAGGACGCCGACCGCTCCGTCGAGAAGGGCGCGGAGACGCCGGTGTGGCTCGCGTCGCTCGAACCCGACGGCCCCTCGGGCGCGTTCTGGCGGGACAAGGAACGCATCGACTGGTAG
- a CDS encoding zinc-binding dehydrogenase, with protein sequence MKAVQFAEHGGRDVIEYGEFPDPEAGRGEVVVDVKAGALNHLDIWTRKGMPGLDLEMPHIPGSDCAGVVAEVGEDVSRFSEGDRVALLSGVSCGECEFCRNGEHSLCSSFHIIGEHVRGVHSEQTVVPEENLVPVPEHVDWETAAAAPLVFQTAWRMLLTRGEVSPGEKVLVLGASGGVGHAAVQVAKHAGAEVYATASSEEKLDYAEELGADYTIDYEANDFASRIRELTGKRGVDVVVDHIGAATWQDSLKSLAKGGRVVTCGATTGGRPETDINRIFWNQLKVIGSTMATLGEADDALQHVWDGTFEPRIREVLPMSETARAHELLENREGFGKVVVKPDSEY encoded by the coding sequence ATGAAGGCAGTTCAGTTCGCGGAGCACGGCGGCAGGGACGTCATCGAGTACGGCGAGTTCCCCGACCCGGAGGCCGGCCGGGGCGAGGTCGTGGTGGACGTGAAGGCGGGCGCGCTGAACCATCTCGACATCTGGACGCGAAAGGGGATGCCGGGGCTCGACCTGGAGATGCCCCACATCCCGGGAAGCGACTGCGCGGGCGTCGTCGCCGAAGTCGGCGAGGACGTGTCCCGGTTTTCGGAGGGCGACCGGGTCGCCCTGCTCTCGGGCGTGAGTTGCGGGGAGTGCGAGTTCTGTCGGAACGGCGAGCACTCGCTGTGTTCGTCGTTCCACATCATCGGCGAGCACGTCCGCGGCGTCCACTCCGAGCAGACCGTCGTTCCCGAGGAGAACCTCGTTCCCGTGCCGGAGCACGTGGACTGGGAGACGGCGGCGGCCGCGCCGCTCGTGTTCCAGACGGCGTGGCGGATGCTGCTCACGCGCGGCGAGGTCAGTCCGGGCGAGAAAGTGCTCGTGCTCGGCGCGAGCGGCGGCGTCGGGCACGCGGCCGTGCAGGTGGCGAAGCACGCGGGTGCGGAGGTGTACGCCACCGCTTCGTCCGAGGAGAAACTCGACTACGCGGAGGAACTCGGCGCGGACTACACCATCGACTACGAGGCGAACGACTTCGCGAGCCGGATTCGAGAGCTGACGGGCAAGCGCGGCGTGGACGTCGTCGTAGACCACATCGGGGCGGCGACGTGGCAGGACAGCCTGAAGTCGCTCGCGAAGGGCGGCCGCGTCGTCACCTGCGGCGCGACGACCGGCGGACGGCCGGAGACGGACATCAACCGCATCTTCTGGAACCAACTGAAGGTCATCGGCTCGACGATGGCGACGCTCGGCGAGGCGGACGACGCGCTCCAGCACGTCTGGGACGGGACGTTCGAGCCGCGCATCCGCGAGGTACTGCCGATGAGCGAGACGGCGCGCGCGCACGAACTGCTGGAGAACCGCGAAGGCTTTGGGAAGGTGGTGGTAAAACCCGATAGCGAATACTGA
- a CDS encoding MogA/MoaB family molybdenum cofactor biosynthesis protein, translating into MVDFQSRDTRRDTDDDADPADAADDDGEQADHGHTPDDHHTHENEHDDHDDHSHHDADVASLGVGVVTVSSSRSLDDDPSGDAIAAAFEREGHAVATRELVRDDYDRVQAVVNRLVGRDDVNTVVTTGGTGVTPDDQTVEAVRPLLEKRLPGFGELFRRLSYDDIGTRVVGTRALAGIADGVPVFCLPGSENAATLGAEDIIVPEAPHLAGLSQYAEDEA; encoded by the coding sequence ATGGTCGACTTCCAGTCCCGCGACACCCGCCGCGACACCGACGACGACGCCGACCCGGCGGACGCGGCGGACGACGACGGCGAACAGGCCGACCACGGACACACGCCCGACGACCACCACACTCACGAGAACGAGCACGACGACCACGACGACCACAGCCACCACGACGCCGACGTCGCCTCGCTCGGCGTCGGCGTGGTGACGGTGTCCTCCTCTCGGAGTCTGGACGACGACCCGAGCGGGGACGCCATCGCGGCGGCGTTCGAGCGCGAAGGCCACGCGGTCGCCACCCGCGAACTGGTGCGGGACGACTACGACCGCGTGCAGGCGGTCGTGAACCGGCTCGTCGGCCGGGACGACGTGAACACGGTCGTCACGACGGGCGGGACGGGCGTCACGCCGGACGACCAGACCGTCGAGGCGGTGCGGCCGCTCCTCGAAAAACGCCTCCCCGGGTTCGGCGAACTGTTCCGCCGGCTCTCCTACGACGACATCGGCACGCGCGTCGTCGGGACGCGCGCGCTCGCCGGCATCGCGGACGGCGTCCCCGTCTTCTGTCTCCCTGGGAGCGAGAACGCCGCGACGCTCGGCGCGGAGGACATCATCGTCCCCGAAGCTCCCCACCTCGCCGGGCTCTCCCAGTACGCGGAGGACGAGGCGTGA